In Electrophorus electricus isolate fEleEle1 chromosome 6, fEleEle1.pri, whole genome shotgun sequence, a single genomic region encodes these proteins:
- the LOC118241541 gene encoding LOW QUALITY PROTEIN: UDP-glucuronosyltransferase 2C1-like (The sequence of the model RefSeq protein was modified relative to this genomic sequence to represent the inferred CDS: inserted 1 base in 1 codon), whose amino-acid sequence MSECGRTALSILLLLTVAQAPLDVTAGKILVWPGEFSHWLNIKVIIDELISRGHSVTVVTHSATPSVKTTEHPGYNVEVIQVPYTKQHIIDIMYRFRRYWTYDLPKDNILQASLKLKELTDVTMEHKTILCRKLFAHGDLLEKWSKEKIDVLLTDPMTMCGELLAQKLNLPFIISLRFSFGSAAERLCGQLPAPPSYVPGVGIKYTDHMGFLQRVKNFLYIFSQDLLFSFVAKIKWDSIYTEIMGKPTTLCERIGKADIWLIRTYWDFDYPRPSLPNFKFVGGLHCKPAKPLPKELEEFVQTSGDDGIVVLSLGSMIKNLTKERANTIASALGQIPQKVLWRYTGDKPDTLTPNTRLYDWIPQNDLLGHPKTKAFITHGGTNGLYEAIYHGVPMVGLPLFVDQPDNMNHMRTKGAAVMLDFNKMESKDLKEALTDVIHNPSYKKNIMRLSRIHHDQPMKPLDQAVFWIEYVMRNKGAKHLRVEAHNLTXYQYYCLDVAAFLLSITALVIFIFVKTCSGLFRKCLRKTTTRKGKKE is encoded by the exons ATGTCTGAATGTGGGAGAACTGCTCTCAGTATATTGCTCCTGCTCACTGTGGCCCAGGCTCCACTGGATGTGACAGCAGGGAAGATCCTCGTCTGGCCAGGGGAATTCAGCCACTGGCTCAACATCAAAGTCATCATAGATGAACTAATATCCAGAGGACACAGTGTGACTGTTGTTACCCACAGTGCTACACCATCTGTAAAGACAACTGAGCATCCGGGCTACAATGTGGAGGTAATACAGGTACCTTACACCAAGCAGCAtatcattgacatcatgtaCAGATTTCGAAGGTACTGGACATACGATCTGCCCAAAGATAACATTCTCCAGGCATCTCTAAAGCTCAAGGAGCTGACTGATGTGACCATGGAACATAAAACGATACTGTGCAGGAAGCTCTTTGCACATGGAGATCTCCTAGAGAAGTGGAGTAAGGAAAAGATTGATGTTCTTCTGACAGACCCCATGACTATGTGTGGAGAACTGCTGGCACAGAAGTTGAACCTGCCATTTATCATCAGTCTGAGGTTCTCATTTGGAAGTGCTGCAGAGCGACTCTGTGGACAGCTACCAGCACCACCCTCTTATGTGCCAGGGGTTGGCATCAAGTACACGGATCACATGGGTTTCCTCCAGAGAGTGAAAAACTTTTTATATATCTTCTCCCAAGATCTTCTGTTTAGTTTTGTAGCTAAAATAAAATGGGATTCTATATATACCGAGATCATGG GCAAACCCACAACCCTGTGTGAGAGAATAGGAAAGGCTGACATCTGGCTGATCAGAACCTATTGGGACTTTGATTATCCACGACCATCCTTGCCAAACTTCAAGTTTGTGGGTGGGCTGCACTGCAAGCCTGCAAAGCCTCTGCCTAAA GAGCTGGAAGAATTTGTTCAGACCTCAGGGGATGATGGCATTGTGGTGTTGTCACTGGGCTCCATGATAAAGAATCTCACCAAAGAGAGAGCCAACACCATCGCCTCAGCACTTGGGCAGATCCCTCAAAAG GTCTTGTGGAGATACACAGGAGATAAGCCAGATACTCTCACTCCTAATACAAGACTGTATGACTGGATTCCCCAGAATGACTTACTAG GACATCCTAAAACCAAGGCCTTCATCACCCATGGGGGGACTAATGGGCTGTATGAAGCTATTTACCATGGAGTCCCAATGGTGGGTTTACCACTGTTTGTTGATCAGCCAGATAACATGAACCACATGAGAACAAAGGGAGCAGCTGTAATGCTTGACTTCAACAAAATGGAGTCCAAAGACCTGAAGGAGGCTCTCACTGATGTTATACACAATCCATC GTACAAAAAGAACATAATGAGACTTTCCCGGATCCACCATGACCAACCTATGAAGCCCCTGGACCAGGCTGTCTTCTGGATCGAGTATGTGATGCGGAACAAGGGGGCCAAGCACCTGAGGGTAGAAGCCCATAACCTCA TGTACCAGTACTACTGCCTGGACGTGGCTGCCTTTTTACTCTCCATAACTGCACTggtcattttcatctttgtgaAAACATGCAGTGGGCTCTTCCGTAAATGTTTAAGAAAGACCACAACAAGAAAGGGCAAGAAAGAGTGA
- the LOC113567900 gene encoding UDP-glucuronosyltransferase 2C1-like isoform X2 gives MGKADIWLIKSYWDFEYSRPFLPNFKFVGGLHCKPAKPLPKELEDFVQSSGDDGIVVFSLGSMLKNLTKERTNTITSALRQIPQKVLWKYTGEKPDILAPNTRLYEWIPQNDLLGHPKTKAFITHGGINGLYEAIYHGVPMVGLPLFADQPENMIHMKTKGAAVMLDINKMEAKDLREALTDVVNNPLYKENIMRLSRIHHDQPMKPLDQAVFWIEFVMRNKGAKHLRVEAHNLTWYQYHCLDVAAFLLSITALVMFIFVKTCSWIFRKCLRKTTTKNKKE, from the exons ATGGGAAAGGCCGACATCTGGCTGATCAAATCCTATTGGGACTTTGAGTATTCACGACCATTCCTGCCAAACTTCAAATTTGTGGGCGGATTGCACTGCAAGCCTGCAAAGCCCCTGCCTAAA GAGCTGGAAGACTTTGTACAGAGCTCGGGGGATGATGGCATTGTGGTGTTTTCACTGGGCTCCATGTTAAAGAATCTCACCAAAGAGAGAACCAACACCATCACTTCAGCACTCAGGCAGATTCCTCAGAAG GTCTTGTGGAaatacacaggagagaagccagaCATTCTCGCTCCTAATACAAGGCTGTATGAATGGATTCCCCAGAATGATTTGCTAG GACATCCTAAAACCAAGGCCTTTATCACCCATGGTGGTATTAATGGATTGTATGAAGCTATTTACCATGGAGTCCCAATGGTGGGTTTACCACTGTTTGCTGATCAGCCAGAAAATATGATCCATATGAAAACAAAGGGAGCAGCTGTAATGCTTGACATCAATAAAATGGAGGCCAAAGACCTGAGGGAGGCTCTCACTGATGTTGTAAACAATCCATT GTACAAAGAGAACATAATGAGACTCTCCCGCATCCACCATGACCAGCCTATGAAGCCTCTGGACCAGGCTGTCTTCTGGATCGAGTTTGTGATGCGGAACAAGGGGGCCAAGCACCTGAGAGTAGAAGCCCATAACCTCACCTGGTACCAGTACCACTGCCTGGACGTGGCTGCCTTTTTACTCTCCATAACTGCACTGgtcatgttcatttttgtgaaaacatgCAGTTGGATCTTCCGTAAATGTTTAAGAAAGACCACaacaaagaacaagaaagagTGA
- the LOC113567900 gene encoding UDP-glucuronosyltransferase 2C1-like isoform X1, producing MTACGTAALGLLFLLTVAQAPLNLTAGKVLVWPGEFSHWLNIKVIIDELIVRGHSVTVVTHSATPSVKTTESPGYNVEVIQVPYTKQDIIDALEKFMKYWTYDLPNDNMIQTSLKIKEIIDMFVEQNYILCRKLFTNGDLLEKLSKEQFDVLLTDPMYKCGELLAQKLNLPFIINLRYSFGSTVERLCGQLPTPPSYVPGVGIGYTDHMGFLQRVKNILFQFFHDVLFTLVSVTKWDYLFTEVMGKPTTLCDTMGKADIWLIKSYWDFEYSRPFLPNFKFVGGLHCKPAKPLPKELEDFVQSSGDDGIVVFSLGSMLKNLTKERTNTITSALRQIPQKVLWKYTGEKPDILAPNTRLYEWIPQNDLLGHPKTKAFITHGGINGLYEAIYHGVPMVGLPLFADQPENMIHMKTKGAAVMLDINKMEAKDLREALTDVVNNPLYKENIMRLSRIHHDQPMKPLDQAVFWIEFVMRNKGAKHLRVEAHNLTWYQYHCLDVAAFLLSITALVMFIFVKTCSWIFRKCLRKTTTKNKKE from the exons ATGACTGCATGTGGGACAGCTGCTCTCGGTCTTCTGTTCCTGCTCACTGTGGCCCAGGCTCCACTGAATTTGACAGCAGGGAAGGTCCTCGTCTGGCCAGGGGAATTCAGCCATTGGCTCAACATCAAAGTCATCATAGATGAACTGATAGTCAGAGGACACAGTGTGACTGTCGTTACCCACAGTGCTACACCTTCTGTAAAGACAACTGAGTCTCCGGGCTACAATGTGGAGGTAATACAGGTGCCTTACACTAAGCAGGATATCATTGATGCCTTAGAGAAATTTATGAAGTACTGGACATACGATCTGCCAAATGACAACATGATACAGACTTCTCTGAAGATAAAAGAGATCATAGATATGTTTGTGGAACAGAACTACATACTGTGCAGGAAGCTCTTTACAAATGGAGACCTGCTGGAGAAATTAAGTAAGGAACAGTTTGATGTTCTTCTGACAGACCCCATGTATAAGTGTGGGGAACTGCTGGCACAGAAGCTGAACCTGCCATTTATCATCAATCTGAGGTACTCATTTGGGAGTACTGTGGAGAGACTCTGTGGACAGCTGCCAACACCACCCTCCTATGTGCCAGGGGTCGGTATCGGGTACACGGATCACATGGGTTTTCTCCAGAGAGTGAAAAACATATTGTTTCAATTCTTTCACGATGTGCTATTTACTCTCGTGAGTGTAACAAAATGGGATTACCTGTTCACTGAAGTCATGG GCAAACCCACAACCCTGTGTGACACTATGGGAAAGGCCGACATCTGGCTGATCAAATCCTATTGGGACTTTGAGTATTCACGACCATTCCTGCCAAACTTCAAATTTGTGGGCGGATTGCACTGCAAGCCTGCAAAGCCCCTGCCTAAA GAGCTGGAAGACTTTGTACAGAGCTCGGGGGATGATGGCATTGTGGTGTTTTCACTGGGCTCCATGTTAAAGAATCTCACCAAAGAGAGAACCAACACCATCACTTCAGCACTCAGGCAGATTCCTCAGAAG GTCTTGTGGAaatacacaggagagaagccagaCATTCTCGCTCCTAATACAAGGCTGTATGAATGGATTCCCCAGAATGATTTGCTAG GACATCCTAAAACCAAGGCCTTTATCACCCATGGTGGTATTAATGGATTGTATGAAGCTATTTACCATGGAGTCCCAATGGTGGGTTTACCACTGTTTGCTGATCAGCCAGAAAATATGATCCATATGAAAACAAAGGGAGCAGCTGTAATGCTTGACATCAATAAAATGGAGGCCAAAGACCTGAGGGAGGCTCTCACTGATGTTGTAAACAATCCATT GTACAAAGAGAACATAATGAGACTCTCCCGCATCCACCATGACCAGCCTATGAAGCCTCTGGACCAGGCTGTCTTCTGGATCGAGTTTGTGATGCGGAACAAGGGGGCCAAGCACCTGAGAGTAGAAGCCCATAACCTCACCTGGTACCAGTACCACTGCCTGGACGTGGCTGCCTTTTTACTCTCCATAACTGCACTGgtcatgttcatttttgtgaaaacatgCAGTTGGATCTTCCGTAAATGTTTAAGAAAGACCACaacaaagaacaagaaagagTGA
- the LOC113567898 gene encoding LOW QUALITY PROTEIN: UDP-glucuronosyltransferase 2C1-like (The sequence of the model RefSeq protein was modified relative to this genomic sequence to represent the inferred CDS: deleted 2 bases in 1 codon), with amino-acid sequence MTACGRAALSVLFLLTVTQAPLGVTAGKILVWPAEYSHWLNIKVIIDELIIRGHSVTVITHSATPSVKTTESPGYNVEVIQVPCTKQDIIDALQKFMKYWMYDLPNDNMIQIFLKIKEIMDMFVEQNHILCRKLFANEGLLEKWRKEQFDVLLTDPMSTCGELLAQKLNLPFIISLRFSFGSSMERLCGQLPTPPSYVPGVSLGYSDHMGFLQRVKNILFQFSQDVLFTLVSVVKWDYLFTEVMGKPTTLCETIGKADIWLIRSYLDFEYPRPFLPNFKFVGGLHCKPAKPLPKEIEAFVQSSGDDGIVVFSLGSMVKNLTKERANTIASALGQIPQKVLWRYTGEKPDTLTPNTRLYEWIPQNDLLGHPKTKAFITHGGTNGLYEAIYHGVPMVGLPLFADQPDNMNHMRRKGAAVMLDINKMESKDLKEALTDVMHNSLYKENIMRLSQIHHDQPMKPLDQAVFWIEYVMRNKGAKHLRVEAHNLTWYQYHCLDVAAFLLSITALVMFIFVKTCSWIFRKCLRRTTTKKKRE; translated from the exons ATGACTGCATGTGGGAGAGCTGCCCTCagtgttctgttcctgctcaCTGTGACTCAGGCTCCACTGGGTGTGACAGCAGGGAAGATCCTCGTCTGGCCAGCAGAATACAGCCACTGGCTCAACATCAAAGTCATCATAGATGAATTAATAATCAGAGGACACAGTGTGACTGTCATTACCCACAGTGCTACACCTTCTGTAAAGACAACTGAGTCTCCAGGCTACAATGTGGAGGTAATACAGGTGCCTTGCACGAAGCAGGATATCATTGATGCCTTACAGAAATTTATGAAGTATTGGATGTATGATCTGCCAAATGACAATATGATACAGATTTTTCTGAAGATAAAGGAGATAATGGATATGTTTGTGGAACAGAACCACATACTGTGCAGGAAGCTCTTTGCAAATGAAGGCCTTCTAGAAAAGTGGCGTAAGGAACAGTTTGATGTTCTTCTGACAGACCCCATGTCTACATGTGGGGAACTGCTGGCACAGAAGCTGAACCTGCCATTTATCATCAGTCTGAGGTTCTCATTTGGCAGCAGTATGGAGAGACTCTGTGGACAGCtaccaacaccaccctcctATGTGCCAGGGGTCAGCCTTGGGTACTCAGATCACATGGGTTTCCTCCAGagagtgaaaaacattttgtttcaattCTCTCAAGATGTGCTGTTTACTCTTGTGAGTGTAGTAAAGTGGGATTATCTCTTCACTGAAGTCATGG GCAAACCCACAACCCTGTGCGAGACTATAGGAAAGGCCGACATCTGGCTGATCAGATCCTATTTG GACTTTGAGTATCCACGACCATTCCTTCCAAACTTCAAATTTGTGGGCGGATTGCACTGCAAGCCTGCGAAGCCGCTACCTAAA GAGATAGAGGCGTTTGTTCAGAGTTCAGGAGATGATGGCATTGTGGTGTTTTCACTGGGCTCCATGGTAAAGAACCTCACCAAAGAGAGAGCCAATACCATCGCTTCAGCACTTGGGCAGATCCCTCAAAAG GTCTTGTGGAGATATACAGGAGAGAAGCCAGACACTCTCACTCCTAATACAAGACTGTATGAGTGGATTCCCCAGAATGATTTGCTAG GACATCCTAAAACCAAGGCCTTTATCACCCATGGTGGGACTAATGGGCTGTATGAAGCTATTTACCATGGAGTCCCAATGGTGGGTTTACCACTGTTTGCTGATCAGCCAGATAACATGAACCACATGAGAAGAAAGGGAGCAGCTGTAATGCTTGACATCAACAAAATGGAGTCCAAAGACCTGAAGGAGGCTCTCACTGATGTTATGCACAATTCATT GTACAAAGAGAACATAATGAGACTCTCCCAGATCCACCATGATCAACCTATGAAGCCTCTGGACCAGGCTGTCTTCTGGATCGAGTATGTGATGCGGAACAAGGGGGCCAAGCACCTGAGAGTAGAAGCCCATAACCTCACCTGGTACCAGTACCACTGCTTGGACGTGGCTGCCTTTTTACTCTCCATAACTGCACTGGTCATGTTCATCTTTGTGAAAACATGCAGTTGGATCTTCCGTAAATGTTTAAGAAGAACCAcaacaaagaagaagagagagtga